Below is a genomic region from Citrobacter telavivensis.
CCTATCGCCCGTTTGAGTTTGAAAACAGCCAGAAACAGCTGGAAGGCTTTGATATCGATATTATTAAAGCCATCGCGAAAGCGGAAAATTTTGATGTCAAACTGGTCAACACGCCGTGGGAAGGTATCTTCGCGACGCTGGGTTCCGGGGATCGCGACATTATTATCTCGGGGATCACCATCACGGATAAACGTAAGCAGATGGTGGATTTTTCTCTTCCTTATTTCCCGGCGGAGCAGTCAATTGTCGTTCCGGCTGATTCAAAAGTGAGTTCTCTGGACTCGCTGAAAACGGAAAAGGTTGGCGTCGTTAACTCCAGCACCGGCGACATTGTGGTTTCTGGCGTTCTTGGGAAAAACAGCACCGCGATCAAACGGTTCGACAATACGCCGTTAATGTTGCAGGAACTGTTTGAGGATGGCGTCAGCGCGGCGGTCGGCGATGTTGGCGTGGTGAAATACTACATCAAGCAGCATCCGGAAAAACAGTTCAAGCTTGTCCCGGATGCCAAGTTCGAGCGCCAGTATTTTGGTATTGCGGTCGCCAAAGGGAACACCGAATTGCAGCAGAAAATTAACGCGGGATTGAAGAAAATCATCGCTGATGGCACCTACGATAAAATTTATAAAACCTGGTTTGACAGCGAAGTCCCGACGCTTCCGTCAGAGTAATTTGCGGTATTAATTTTTTTTAGGCTGGCACGCTGTCTGTGCCAGCTTTTTTGCAGGGGAAAACCATGACGGGATTTCGTTGGGAAATCATCCAGGAGTATGCGCCATTGTTTATGGAAGGCGCATGGATGACCATAAAATGCACCATCATCTGTGTCTGTCTTGGCACACTCTGGGGGCTGACGCTGGGGCTGGGCCGCATGGCAAAAGCCGAGCACGGCTTCTGGAAATACGCGCTCCGCTATTGTGTTCAGTATCCCGTTCGTTTCTACGTCAGCGCCTTTCGCGGAACGCCACTGTTTGTTCAGATCATGGTCGTCCATTTTGCGCTGGTGCCGCTGTTCATCAATCCCCGGGATGGGATGCTGGTTACCAGTGGACTGATGAGCGCCGATGTTGCCCGCGAATTGCGCTCGGGCTACGGTGCCTTCTTATCCTGTATTGTGGCCATTA
It encodes:
- a CDS encoding transporter substrate-binding domain-containing protein is translated as MFSQWIKAGCLMMALTGAAFAAQETYVVGAGGTYRPFEFENSQKQLEGFDIDIIKAIAKAENFDVKLVNTPWEGIFATLGSGDRDIIISGITITDKRKQMVDFSLPYFPAEQSIVVPADSKVSSLDSLKTEKVGVVNSSTGDIVVSGVLGKNSTAIKRFDNTPLMLQELFEDGVSAAVGDVGVVKYYIKQHPEKQFKLVPDAKFERQYFGIAVAKGNTELQQKINAGLKKIIADGTYDKIYKTWFDSEVPTLPSE
- a CDS encoding ABC transporter permease subunit; translation: MTGFRWEIIQEYAPLFMEGAWMTIKCTIICVCLGTLWGLTLGLGRMAKAEHGFWKYALRYCVQYPVRFYVSAFRGTPLFVQIMVVHFALVPLFINPRDGMLVTSGLMSADVARELRSGYGAFLSCIVAITLNAGAYVSEIFRAGIQSIDPGQMEASRALGMPWWKTMRKVILPQAFRRILPPLGNNAIAIVKDSSLASAIGLADLAYAARTVSGAYATYWEPYLTISLVYWVLTFLLAQLVNRLEKRFGKSDPH